A genomic region of Luteibacter aegosomatissinici contains the following coding sequences:
- the recD gene encoding exodeoxyribonuclease V subunit alpha: MIADIHAWLDEATGNGVLRPMDRAFARFLGTLDPNVDARVLAAAALLSRELADGHICVDIATLGEREPGLADAEAWLAGTPLVASPAGDTAAPLVLDGTLLYLRRFWRDEARVAEAILDRLTPLPDLPGLRGELDRLFASGEKSIDWQKVACAIAVRSAFAVITGGPGTGKTTTVVRLLGLLQTLAAKGGEPRLRIRLAAPTGKAAARLNASIAAQVAELDVDATVREGIPAEVTTLHRLLGSRPDTRTFHYNADNPLHLDVLVIDEASMIDLEMMAATFEALPRGARLILLGDKDQLSSVEAGAVLGDLCARAEAGHYDAGTRAWLREVAGADVEAWTDDASAWRLDQRVTMLRHSRRFGSDSGIGALATAINQGDARAVATAFDGRFADIARLGATAAGVAALAIDGRGDAPGYRHYLEWIKANRPAAGAGDDAHAAWGRGALQAYGRFQLLCATRQGDLGVAGQNERIVQGLFERQLIPAALGGWFEGRPVIVARNDYALGLMNGDIGVTLALPDGQGGNVLRVAFLVMDDTGGERLRFVTPSRLTAIETVYAMSVHKSQGSEFEHAALALPPEPSPVLTRELVYTGVTRARRHFTLLAAADILAYAVGRKTKRASGLLGRLG; encoded by the coding sequence ATGATCGCCGACATCCATGCCTGGCTCGACGAAGCCACCGGCAACGGCGTGTTGCGGCCGATGGACCGTGCTTTCGCGCGTTTTCTTGGCACGCTTGACCCGAACGTCGATGCGCGCGTCCTCGCTGCGGCGGCGCTGCTCAGCCGCGAACTTGCCGACGGGCATATCTGCGTCGATATCGCGACCCTGGGAGAACGTGAGCCAGGCCTCGCCGACGCCGAAGCGTGGCTCGCGGGTACGCCCCTGGTCGCCTCGCCCGCCGGCGACACCGCGGCGCCCCTCGTGCTTGATGGCACGTTGCTCTACCTGCGCCGCTTCTGGCGTGATGAAGCACGCGTGGCGGAGGCCATTCTTGATCGCCTCACGCCGCTACCGGACCTGCCCGGCCTGCGCGGCGAACTGGATCGCCTGTTCGCTAGCGGCGAGAAGAGCATCGACTGGCAGAAGGTGGCCTGCGCCATCGCCGTGCGCAGTGCCTTTGCCGTGATCACGGGCGGCCCGGGCACGGGTAAGACGACCACCGTCGTGCGCTTGCTCGGTTTGTTGCAGACCTTGGCGGCGAAGGGTGGTGAACCACGCCTGCGTATCCGCCTGGCCGCCCCCACGGGCAAGGCGGCAGCTCGCCTCAACGCATCCATTGCCGCGCAGGTGGCTGAGCTGGATGTCGACGCGACGGTGCGCGAAGGCATCCCGGCAGAGGTCACGACGCTGCATCGCCTGCTTGGCAGCCGGCCCGACACACGTACCTTCCATTACAACGCCGACAACCCGTTGCATCTGGATGTGCTCGTCATCGATGAGGCCTCGATGATCGATCTCGAGATGATGGCCGCGACATTCGAGGCGCTGCCGCGGGGCGCCCGGCTTATCCTGCTGGGCGACAAGGACCAGCTCTCGTCGGTGGAGGCGGGTGCGGTGCTCGGCGATCTCTGTGCCCGCGCCGAAGCAGGCCATTACGACGCTGGGACGCGTGCGTGGCTTCGCGAGGTGGCGGGTGCCGATGTCGAGGCATGGACGGACGACGCCTCGGCGTGGCGCCTCGACCAGCGGGTCACGATGCTTCGCCACAGCCGGCGTTTCGGTAGCGATAGTGGTATCGGCGCCTTGGCGACCGCGATCAACCAGGGCGATGCCCGGGCGGTGGCCACGGCGTTCGACGGCCGTTTCGCCGACATCGCCCGGCTTGGGGCCACGGCGGCAGGTGTAGCCGCCCTCGCCATCGATGGGCGCGGCGACGCCCCGGGGTACCGGCACTACCTGGAGTGGATCAAGGCGAACCGGCCGGCCGCCGGTGCCGGTGATGACGCCCATGCCGCGTGGGGCCGGGGCGCGCTGCAAGCCTACGGCCGGTTCCAGCTGCTTTGCGCGACGCGCCAGGGTGATCTTGGCGTAGCGGGCCAGAACGAGCGCATTGTGCAGGGATTGTTCGAGCGGCAGCTCATTCCGGCGGCCCTGGGTGGGTGGTTCGAGGGGCGGCCCGTTATCGTGGCTCGCAACGATTACGCGCTGGGCCTGATGAACGGCGATATTGGCGTCACGCTGGCGCTGCCGGACGGGCAGGGCGGCAACGTGCTGCGCGTTGCGTTCCTCGTCATGGACGACACGGGCGGTGAACGGCTCCGTTTCGTCACACCCAGCCGGCTCACGGCCATTGAAACGGTGTACGCCATGTCGGTGCACAAATCGCAGGGCTCCGAGTTCGAGCACGCGGCGCTGGCCCTGCCGCCGGAGCCCTCGCCCGTGCTTACCCGCGAACTGGTGTATACCGGCGTCACTCGCGCGCGGCGCCATTTCACGCTGCTGGCGGCGGCCGACATCCTGGCGTATGCGGTGGGGCGGAAGACGAAGCGGGCTTCGGGGTTGCTGGGCAGGCTGGGGTGA
- the thrS gene encoding threonine--tRNA ligase has product MIQITLPDGSQRPFDHPVSVQDVAASIGAGLAKATLAGKVDGKLVDSSFSIDHDAKLEIITEKSPEALDILRHSTAHLLGQAVQRLFPGAQVTIGPVIDNGFYYDFAYERPFTPDDLEAIQAEMEKIVKEQIPVTRSVKSRDEAITFFRNMGEEYKAQIIESIPANEELSLYTQGEFTDLCRGPHVANTGKLRAFKLMKVAGAYWRGDSNNEMLTRIYGTSWLNDKDLKAYLHQLEEAEKRDHRRIGKQLDLFHMQEEAPGMIFWHPKGWAIWQAVEQYVRGVYKKSGYQEVRGPQIMDVSLWKKSGHWDNYHENMFFTESEKRTYALKPMNCPGHIQIFNTNLHSYRDLPIRYGEFGGCHRNEPSGALHGIMRVRAFTQDDGHIFCTPGQIEGEVAAFHAQAMKVYEDFGFNDIAMKIALRPEKRIGKDEVWDKAEDALRKALSAAGVEWEELPGEGAFYGPKIEYHMKDSIGRAWQVGTMQVDFMMPERLGAEYVDENSQRQHPVMLHRAIVGSMERFIGILIEHHAGLLPTWLAPIQAVAFSITDAQADYVQDVAQALGGQGFRVNSDLRNEKVGYKIREHTLQRVPYLIVVGDREKETGTISVRTRGGEDLGNMTVAQFAERLEAETRR; this is encoded by the coding sequence ATGATCCAGATCACGCTACCCGACGGCAGCCAGCGGCCGTTCGACCACCCCGTTTCCGTACAGGATGTCGCCGCCTCGATTGGCGCCGGCCTCGCCAAGGCCACCCTGGCCGGCAAGGTCGATGGCAAGCTCGTGGACTCCAGCTTCAGCATCGACCACGACGCGAAGCTCGAGATCATCACCGAGAAGAGCCCCGAGGCACTCGATATCCTGCGCCATTCCACGGCCCACCTGCTGGGCCAGGCCGTGCAGCGCCTGTTTCCCGGCGCGCAGGTCACGATCGGCCCGGTGATCGACAATGGCTTTTACTACGACTTCGCGTACGAGCGGCCCTTCACCCCGGATGACCTCGAGGCCATCCAGGCGGAGATGGAAAAGATCGTGAAAGAGCAGATCCCCGTCACGCGCTCGGTGAAGAGCCGCGATGAGGCGATCACGTTCTTCCGCAACATGGGCGAGGAATACAAGGCCCAGATCATTGAAAGCATCCCGGCGAACGAAGAGCTCTCGCTCTACACCCAGGGTGAGTTCACCGACCTGTGCCGCGGCCCGCATGTGGCCAACACGGGCAAGCTGCGCGCGTTCAAGCTGATGAAGGTGGCCGGCGCCTACTGGCGTGGCGATTCCAACAACGAGATGCTCACCCGCATCTACGGCACCTCGTGGCTGAACGACAAGGACCTCAAGGCCTACCTGCACCAGCTCGAAGAGGCCGAAAAGCGCGACCACCGCCGCATCGGCAAGCAGCTCGACCTGTTCCATATGCAGGAAGAAGCGCCGGGCATGATTTTCTGGCACCCCAAGGGCTGGGCCATCTGGCAGGCCGTGGAGCAGTACGTCCGCGGCGTGTACAAGAAGAGTGGCTACCAGGAAGTGCGCGGCCCCCAGATCATGGACGTGAGCCTGTGGAAGAAATCCGGCCACTGGGATAACTACCACGAGAACATGTTCTTCACCGAGTCGGAAAAGCGCACGTATGCGCTGAAGCCGATGAACTGCCCTGGCCACATCCAGATCTTCAACACCAACCTGCATAGCTACCGCGACCTGCCGATTCGTTACGGCGAGTTCGGTGGCTGCCACCGCAACGAGCCCTCGGGCGCGCTGCACGGCATCATGCGCGTGCGTGCATTCACCCAGGACGATGGCCACATCTTCTGCACCCCCGGCCAGATCGAGGGCGAAGTGGCGGCATTCCACGCCCAGGCGATGAAGGTCTATGAGGACTTCGGGTTCAACGACATCGCCATGAAGATCGCCCTGCGCCCGGAAAAGCGCATCGGCAAGGACGAGGTGTGGGACAAGGCGGAGGATGCGCTGCGCAAGGCCCTCTCCGCCGCCGGCGTGGAGTGGGAAGAGCTGCCGGGCGAGGGCGCTTTCTACGGCCCCAAGATCGAGTACCACATGAAGGACTCGATCGGCCGGGCCTGGCAGGTGGGCACCATGCAGGTGGATTTCATGATGCCCGAGCGCCTGGGCGCCGAGTATGTGGATGAAAACAGCCAGCGCCAGCACCCGGTCATGCTGCACCGGGCGATCGTGGGCTCCATGGAGCGCTTCATCGGCATCCTGATCGAGCACCACGCCGGCTTGCTTCCCACCTGGCTCGCCCCCATTCAGGCCGTGGCGTTCAGCATCACCGACGCGCAGGCCGATTACGTGCAAGACGTAGCGCAAGCCCTTGGCGGACAAGGTTTCAGGGTGAACTCTGATTTGCGCAACGAAAAGGTCGGATATAAAATCCGCGAGCACACGCTACAGAGGGTGCCGTATCTCATCGTGGTCGGCGATCGCGAGAAGGAAACGGGTACCATATCGGTACGCACCCGCGGCGGAGAGGACCTGGGCAACATGACCGTGGCCCAGTTCGCCGAACGTTTGGAAGCCGAGACCCGCCGCTAG
- the infC gene encoding translation initiation factor IF-3: protein MEDSGIATTDNKGNRKNNEIRVPKVRVLGPEGEQLGIMDTREAIRRAEEDGLDLVEIQPNGDPPVCKIMDYGKFKFEAQKKASAAKKKQKQVEIKEVKFRPVTDVGDYDIKLRKMREFLEEGDKVKVTIRFRGREMSHQDLGQNLAKKIQTDIGEDGVVESFPRLEGRQMVMMIGPKKKV from the coding sequence CTGGAGGATAGCGGTATCGCTACGACCGATAACAAGGGCAATCGCAAGAACAATGAGATCCGCGTGCCGAAAGTGCGCGTACTGGGTCCTGAGGGCGAGCAGCTGGGCATCATGGATACCCGTGAAGCCATCCGCCGCGCCGAGGAGGACGGTCTCGATCTCGTCGAAATCCAGCCGAACGGCGATCCGCCGGTCTGCAAGATCATGGATTACGGCAAGTTCAAGTTCGAAGCCCAGAAGAAGGCCTCGGCTGCCAAGAAGAAGCAAAAGCAGGTTGAAATCAAGGAAGTGAAGTTCCGCCCGGTCACCGACGTGGGCGATTACGACATCAAGCTCCGCAAGATGCGCGAGTTCCTTGAGGAGGGCGACAAGGTCAAGGTCACGATCCGTTTCCGTGGCCGCGAAATGTCCCACCAGGACCTGGGCCAGAACCTGGCCAAGAAGATCCAGACCGATATCGGCGAAGACGGCGTGGTGGAGTCCTTCCCCCGCCTGGAAGGCCGCCAGATGGTCATGATGATCGGCCCGAAGAAAAAGGTCTGA
- the rpmI gene encoding 50S ribosomal protein L35, whose protein sequence is MPKIKTNRAAAKRFRKTASGKFKAGHAFKSHILTKKSTKRKRGLRAPNHVKPCDTKGVARMLPYL, encoded by the coding sequence ATGCCCAAGATCAAGACCAACCGGGCGGCTGCGAAGCGTTTTCGCAAGACCGCATCCGGCAAGTTCAAGGCCGGTCACGCCTTCAAGTCGCACATCCTGACCAAGAAGTCGACCAAGCGTAAGCGCGGCCTGCGCGCTCCCAACCACGTCAAGCCGTGCGACACCAAGGGTGTGGCTCGGATGCTGCCGTATCTCTAA
- the rplT gene encoding 50S ribosomal protein L20, which translates to MARVKRGVTARRRHKKIIGRAKGYYNARRKVFRVANQAVIKAGQYAYIGRKQRKRQFRALWIVRINAAARQFGLSYSRLINGLAKANISVDRKVLADLAVHDIKAFGAIAEKAKASLAA; encoded by the coding sequence ATGGCACGTGTTAAGCGCGGCGTTACCGCCCGTCGTCGTCACAAGAAGATCATCGGCCGTGCGAAGGGCTACTACAACGCCCGCCGCAAGGTATTCCGCGTAGCTAACCAGGCCGTCATCAAGGCCGGTCAGTACGCCTACATCGGCCGCAAGCAGCGCAAGCGTCAGTTCCGCGCGCTGTGGATCGTCCGTATCAACGCAGCAGCCCGCCAGTTCGGCCTGTCGTACAGCCGCCTGATCAATGGTCTGGCCAAGGCGAACATCTCGGTCGACCGCAAGGTCCTCGCCGACCTCGCCGTGCACGATATCAAGGCGTTTGGCGCTATCGCAGAGAAGGCCAAGGCCAGTCTGGCTGCGTAA
- the pheS gene encoding phenylalanine--tRNA ligase subunit alpha — MESIENVDASLRDIESAASLEALDTVRVALLGKNGAVTAALKALGQLTGEERKTRGAEVNRVKERLMDAIGARKQALEQAELDRRLASERIDVTLPGRDGEYGGIHPITRALERISDIFGRLGYQRADGPEIEDDWHNFEALNFPPHHPARAMHDTFYFGDGRLLRTHTSPVQIRSMQGRQPPIRIIAPGKVYRSDSDQTHSPMFHQIEGLLVDETSSFADLKGTLAEFIRAFFERDFEMRFRPSYFPFTEPSAEVDIRWDAEDGSTRWLEVLGCGMVHPTVLKNCGIDPERYSGFAFGLGVERFAMLRYGVSDLRAFFENDLRFLRQFA, encoded by the coding sequence ATGGAATCGATCGAGAACGTCGACGCCTCCCTGCGCGATATCGAATCGGCAGCCTCGCTCGAGGCGCTGGATACCGTGCGTGTCGCCCTGCTGGGCAAGAACGGCGCGGTCACCGCCGCCCTCAAGGCCCTGGGCCAGCTCACCGGCGAAGAGCGCAAAACGCGCGGCGCCGAGGTGAACCGGGTCAAGGAACGCCTGATGGATGCGATCGGCGCCCGCAAGCAGGCGCTGGAACAGGCCGAGCTTGACCGCCGCCTGGCTTCCGAACGCATCGACGTGACCCTGCCGGGCCGCGATGGCGAATACGGTGGCATCCACCCCATCACCCGTGCCCTCGAGCGCATTTCCGACATCTTCGGCCGCCTGGGTTACCAGCGCGCCGATGGCCCGGAAATCGAGGACGACTGGCACAACTTCGAAGCGCTGAACTTCCCGCCGCACCACCCGGCGCGCGCCATGCACGACACCTTCTATTTCGGTGACGGCCGCCTGCTGCGCACGCATACCTCGCCGGTGCAGATCCGCTCGATGCAGGGGCGGCAGCCGCCGATCCGCATCATTGCGCCGGGCAAGGTGTACCGCAGCGATTCCGACCAGACCCACTCGCCCATGTTCCATCAGATCGAAGGCCTGCTGGTCGATGAGACCTCCAGCTTCGCCGACCTGAAGGGCACGCTGGCCGAATTCATCCGTGCCTTCTTCGAGCGCGATTTCGAGATGCGCTTCCGCCCCAGCTACTTCCCCTTCACCGAGCCCTCGGCCGAAGTGGATATCCGCTGGGATGCCGAAGACGGCAGTACCCGTTGGCTCGAGGTGTTGGGCTGCGGCATGGTGCACCCCACCGTGCTGAAGAACTGCGGCATCGATCCGGAGCGTTACAGCGGCTTCGCGTTCGGCCTGGGCGTCGAACGTTTCGCCATGCTGCGCTACGGCGTCAGCGACCTGCGTGCGTTCTTCGAGAACGACCTGCGCTTCCTGCGCCAGTTCGCCTGA
- the pheT gene encoding phenylalanine--tRNA ligase subunit beta, producing the protein MKFSENWLRELVSIDADRAALVHALTMSGLEVEEVTALGDGLGGVVVAEIVEATKHPEADRLQVCKVDAGQGELLQIVCGAPNARVGIRVPLATVGASLPGGIAIKAAKLRGVESFGMLCSAKELGIDADASGLLELPADAPVGKALAEYLGLPDASIELKITPNRPDVLGLNGLAHDVAALFGSHVQATGTTEVAATIGSTRGVKLEAGADAPRYLGRIIEGVDTTAATPLWMAERLRRSGLRPISPVVDVTNYVMMELGQPLHAFDNDQLAGSVVVRHAEQGETLKLLDGSEAKLDPSFVVIADEGKALAVAGVMGGFDSRVTDATRNVFLEAAHFAPAAIMGRARKLGMHTDASHRFERGVDPALPKRAIERATELLIQIAGGNAGPVVVAERGEDLREHAPVLLRHARLRRVLGIDVAASEVTRIFTALGMGVEEIADGWKVTPPSSRFDIEIEEDLIEEVARIHGYERIPTTTPAGKIALEPVAEARLPEMALRDQLAARGYFEAVTLSFVSADLLKTWHLDAGWVPLANPLSADLAVMRTSLLPGLVEALRHNRARQQDRVRLFEVARSFHATGGAPDEIGRVAVVASGSARAEQWGEVTRPVDFFDLKGDLDALIAHTGEAPLWSVDAEGLPAWLHPGRSARVLRDGQSAGFLGALHPALAKALDLGPDVYVMELALAPILSRRMPSASRVARFPAVRRDIAMDLPEDVAWASVEGAVRAALGEVLKEVRLFDRYVGKGVEEGRKSLAMGLILQDASRTLTDDDADACVADAVKALEQTCKARLRG; encoded by the coding sequence ATGAAATTCTCTGAAAACTGGCTGCGTGAACTGGTAAGCATCGACGCGGATCGCGCGGCGCTGGTGCATGCGCTGACCATGTCGGGCCTGGAAGTCGAAGAGGTCACCGCCCTGGGCGATGGCCTCGGCGGCGTGGTCGTTGCCGAGATCGTCGAAGCCACCAAGCACCCCGAAGCCGACCGCCTGCAGGTATGCAAGGTGGATGCAGGGCAGGGCGAGTTGCTGCAGATCGTCTGCGGCGCGCCGAATGCCCGCGTCGGTATCCGGGTGCCCCTGGCCACCGTCGGTGCCAGCCTGCCGGGCGGCATCGCCATCAAGGCGGCCAAGCTGCGTGGCGTGGAATCGTTCGGCATGCTCTGCTCCGCGAAGGAGCTGGGTATCGATGCCGATGCGTCGGGCCTGCTCGAGCTCCCGGCCGATGCGCCGGTGGGCAAGGCGCTTGCCGAGTACCTGGGCCTGCCCGACGCCAGCATCGAGCTGAAGATCACCCCGAACCGCCCTGACGTGCTTGGCCTCAACGGCCTGGCCCATGACGTGGCCGCGCTGTTCGGCAGCCATGTGCAGGCGACCGGTACGACCGAAGTGGCCGCAACCATCGGCAGCACGCGTGGCGTGAAGCTTGAAGCGGGTGCCGATGCCCCGCGCTACCTCGGCCGCATTATCGAAGGCGTCGACACCACCGCGGCGACGCCGCTGTGGATGGCTGAGCGCCTGCGTCGTTCGGGCCTGCGCCCGATCAGCCCGGTCGTCGATGTCACCAACTACGTGATGATGGAGCTGGGCCAGCCGCTGCACGCGTTCGACAACGACCAGCTCGCCGGCTCGGTCGTCGTGCGCCACGCAGAGCAGGGTGAAACGCTCAAGCTGCTCGATGGCAGCGAAGCGAAGCTCGATCCCTCGTTCGTCGTCATCGCCGATGAAGGCAAGGCCCTCGCCGTCGCGGGCGTCATGGGCGGCTTCGATTCGCGCGTGACCGATGCCACCCGCAACGTATTCCTGGAGGCCGCGCACTTCGCGCCGGCCGCCATCATGGGCCGTGCCCGCAAGCTCGGCATGCACACCGACGCCTCGCACCGTTTCGAGCGTGGCGTGGATCCGGCGCTGCCCAAGCGTGCGATCGAGCGCGCCACCGAGTTGCTGATCCAGATCGCCGGCGGCAACGCTGGCCCAGTGGTCGTGGCCGAGCGTGGCGAAGACCTGCGCGAACACGCACCGGTGCTGCTGCGTCATGCCCGCCTGCGTCGCGTGCTGGGTATCGACGTCGCCGCGTCCGAGGTCACTCGCATCTTCACCGCCCTCGGTATGGGCGTCGAAGAGATCGCGGATGGCTGGAAGGTCACCCCGCCGAGCAGCCGCTTCGATATCGAGATCGAAGAGGACCTGATCGAGGAAGTGGCCCGTATCCACGGCTACGAGCGCATCCCGACCACCACGCCGGCGGGCAAGATCGCGCTGGAGCCGGTGGCCGAGGCGCGCCTGCCGGAGATGGCCCTGCGCGACCAGCTCGCGGCCCGGGGCTACTTCGAGGCGGTGACGCTTTCGTTTGTCAGCGCCGACCTGCTCAAGACCTGGCACCTGGATGCCGGCTGGGTGCCGTTGGCCAACCCGCTTTCGGCGGACCTGGCCGTGATGCGCACCTCGCTGCTGCCGGGCCTGGTCGAGGCCCTGCGACATAACCGCGCGCGCCAGCAGGACCGCGTACGTCTGTTCGAAGTGGCGCGGAGCTTCCACGCTACCGGCGGTGCCCCGGACGAGATCGGCCGCGTGGCCGTCGTCGCCTCCGGCAGCGCCCGCGCGGAGCAGTGGGGCGAAGTCACGCGCCCGGTCGATTTCTTCGACCTGAAGGGTGACCTGGATGCGCTCATCGCCCACACGGGCGAGGCCCCGCTGTGGTCGGTGGATGCCGAGGGCCTGCCAGCGTGGCTGCACCCGGGCCGTAGCGCCCGCGTGCTGCGCGATGGCCAGTCCGCCGGTTTCCTGGGCGCGCTGCACCCGGCCCTGGCCAAGGCCCTGGACCTGGGTCCGGATGTGTACGTGATGGAACTGGCGCTGGCGCCGATCCTGTCGCGGCGCATGCCCAGCGCCTCCCGCGTGGCACGTTTCCCGGCGGTTCGCCGCGATATCGCCATGGACCTGCCCGAAGACGTGGCCTGGGCAAGCGTTGAGGGTGCCGTGCGCGCCGCCCTGGGCGAGGTCCTGAAGGAGGTTCGCCTGTTCGACCGCTACGTGGGCAAGGGCGTCGAGGAAGGGCGAAAGAGTCTCGCTATGGGCTTGATTTTACAGGACGCTTCACGCACCCTTACCGACGACGATGCCGACGCTTGCGTGGCAGACGCGGTGAAGGCATTGGAGCAAACATGCAAGGCGAGATTGCGAGGATAA
- the ihfA gene encoding integration host factor subunit alpha translates to MALTKAEMAERLFLDVGLNKREAKEFVDAYFEVVREALERGEQVKLSGFGNFDLRQKNQRPGRNPKTGEEIPISARRVVTFRPGQKLKVRVEGYAGSRE, encoded by the coding sequence ATGGCGCTGACCAAGGCGGAAATGGCCGAGCGGCTTTTCCTCGACGTGGGCCTCAACAAGCGTGAGGCCAAGGAATTCGTAGACGCCTATTTCGAGGTCGTCCGCGAAGCCCTTGAACGGGGTGAACAGGTGAAATTGTCGGGCTTCGGCAATTTCGATCTGCGGCAGAAGAATCAGCGGCCCGGTCGTAATCCGAAGACCGGCGAGGAAATCCCCATCTCGGCCCGGCGGGTTGTCACTTTCCGTCCTGGCCAGAAACTCAAGGTAAGAGTCGAGGGCTATGCTGGATCCAGGGAATAA
- a CDS encoding MerR family transcriptional regulator → MLDPGNNTELPAIPAKRYFTIGEVSELCGVKPHVLRYWEQEFPALKPVKRRGNRRYYQRHDVLMIRQIRSLLYDEGFTITGARARLEGPQARVEASMSHQIVRQVRLELEEVLTLLRR, encoded by the coding sequence ATGCTGGATCCAGGGAATAACACCGAACTCCCCGCCATTCCGGCGAAGCGCTACTTCACCATTGGTGAGGTCAGCGAGCTTTGCGGCGTCAAGCCGCACGTACTTCGCTACTGGGAGCAGGAGTTTCCCGCCCTCAAGCCCGTCAAGCGCCGCGGCAACCGCCGCTATTACCAGCGCCACGATGTGCTCATGATCCGCCAGATTCGCTCGTTGCTGTACGACGAAGGCTTCACCATCACGGGCGCCCGCGCCCGTCTCGAGGGCCCCCAGGCCCGCGTGGAAGCCAGCATGTCGCACCAGATCGTGCGCCAGGTTCGCCTGGAACTGGAAGAAGTACTTACGCTGCTCCGCCGCTGA
- a CDS encoding linear amide C-N hydrolase, protein MFAAPMVADACTRVVYLGANDDVITARSMDWKVDVGTNLWIFPRGMKRTGEAGPGSVAWTAKYGSVIASGYDVSTTDGANEKGLMANVLWLVESTYPTPRRGDHTLSIAMWAQYVLDNFATVDEAVKALEKEPFVVITDEVPGEPRLATLHLSMSDASGDSAIVEYIGGKQVIHHDRKYQVMTNSPTFDEQLALNTYWEGIGGTVMLPGTNRSADRFARASFYINAIPKSEDPDLALASVFSVIRNASVPLGITTPDQPNISSTRWRTVFDHKRRLYLFESTITPNTFWVDLKKIDFAEAAGVRKLDLGPDQRNTFAGEVSGQFAAAKPFRFAGLH, encoded by the coding sequence ATGTTCGCGGCGCCCATGGTGGCGGATGCCTGCACGCGCGTCGTCTACCTCGGCGCGAACGACGATGTCATTACCGCCCGCTCCATGGACTGGAAGGTGGATGTCGGCACCAACCTGTGGATTTTCCCTCGGGGCATGAAGCGAACGGGCGAAGCCGGCCCGGGTTCGGTGGCGTGGACCGCGAAGTACGGCAGCGTCATCGCCAGCGGGTACGACGTCTCGACCACCGATGGTGCGAACGAGAAGGGCTTGATGGCCAACGTGCTATGGCTCGTGGAATCGACCTACCCGACGCCCCGGCGCGGCGACCATACGCTGAGCATCGCCATGTGGGCGCAGTACGTGCTGGATAACTTTGCGACGGTGGATGAGGCGGTGAAGGCGCTGGAAAAGGAGCCCTTCGTCGTGATTACGGACGAGGTGCCCGGCGAGCCACGCCTGGCGACGTTGCATTTATCCATGTCCGATGCGAGCGGCGATAGCGCCATTGTCGAATACATCGGTGGCAAGCAGGTGATCCACCACGATCGCAAATACCAGGTGATGACCAACTCACCGACGTTCGATGAGCAGCTAGCGCTGAATACCTACTGGGAGGGCATAGGGGGCACGGTGATGCTACCGGGTACGAACCGCTCGGCCGATCGCTTCGCCCGCGCATCGTTCTACATCAACGCCATCCCGAAGAGCGAAGACCCGGACCTCGCCCTGGCAAGCGTTTTCTCCGTGATCAGAAATGCCTCGGTGCCTCTGGGGATCACCACGCCCGACCAGCCCAATATCTCGTCGACCCGCTGGCGCACGGTGTTCGATCACAAGCGCCGGCTGTATCTGTTCGAATCGACGATCACGCCCAACACCTTCTGGGTGGACCTGAAGAAGATCGATTTCGCGGAGGCCGCCGGGGTGCGCAAGCTCGACCTGGGGCCGGACCAGAGGAATACGTTCGCCGGCGAGGTCTCGGGCCAGTTCGCCGCGGCGAAGCCGTTCCGCTTCGCCGGGCTGCACTGA
- a CDS encoding EF-hand domain-containing protein — MAFGRTCALALVAALCLSPLAATAQTGVGARLNYAEKQLHNKFVLADKDKDGFVTKEEAEAGNMPATAKNFDAIDTTKRGKVSEKEIQQFMLKHMADKAATPPK, encoded by the coding sequence ATGGCTTTCGGCAGGACCTGCGCACTGGCCCTCGTGGCCGCCCTTTGCCTTTCCCCCCTGGCCGCCACGGCCCAGACAGGGGTTGGCGCGCGGCTCAACTACGCGGAAAAGCAGCTGCACAACAAGTTCGTCCTGGCCGACAAGGACAAGGATGGCTTCGTGACCAAGGAGGAAGCCGAGGCCGGCAACATGCCAGCCACGGCCAAGAACTTCGATGCGATCGATACCACCAAGCGCGGCAAGGTCTCCGAAAAGGAAATCCAGCAGTTCATGCTGAAGCACATGGCCGACAAGGCCGCCACGCCGCCCAAGTAA